The Exiguobacterium mexicanum genome includes a window with the following:
- a CDS encoding HAMP domain-containing sensor histidine kinase, producing the protein MKAWIDQRIGRQFLFVFYLFIGLILLTSLAVYMYTENRIEQTTSSLENISERRTNATELFETWQSMQYEMRGYVILGDEAMLTRVKDKQELIETQTAWFETNAVTEKEKTYASDARTLFSAYQQRVMPSLERYVVAKREGTITEPFLKMPTLGKVNPQAEPPADRKFKINSKSAADMSASIVDMETVFTEYRNSLNEEENLLREQLATHTKWAQVLWLLSLLAVLLVLFIAARPYVQRLTGQLHELIINSERLADERIIPIPAAVSSRNEVGQLTNSFRQMASSLATQRNQVEEEREKTARLLHSIRDAVIYVEHTTHEKFANQALFIMFNQAVTKRNEMDLYRLDVDLEELGLQVDQKDSFFSFMRRAFDGESMEESVTFSMNQEERFIQMYAEKIHLRGTRHGTMLVFRDVTQETEVDRLKTELVSTVSHELRTPLTSIIGFTELLRYRTMAAERTDQYLGMIHQETLRLEDLISNLLDVQRMESGKQTYHSQPESLHDILKETIAVHQGASEHHQLALECDTNLYVYGDRDRLSQLFTNLLHNAIKYSPDGGKVAVCVTNDKSDVIEISIQDTGIGIPMAALPKLFDKFYRVDNSASRKIGGTGLGLAICKEIAEGHGGSIRVDSSVGHGSTFTIILPKYSMEDQMSS; encoded by the coding sequence ATGAAAGCATGGATTGACCAGCGGATCGGAAGACAGTTTTTATTCGTCTTCTATTTATTCATCGGACTGATCCTCCTTACCTCACTCGCCGTGTACATGTATACGGAAAACCGAATCGAACAGACGACGTCATCGCTCGAAAACATTAGCGAACGGCGCACAAATGCGACCGAGCTATTCGAGACGTGGCAGTCGATGCAATATGAAATGCGTGGCTATGTCATCCTCGGCGACGAGGCGATGCTCACTCGCGTCAAAGACAAACAAGAATTGATCGAAACCCAGACCGCTTGGTTCGAGACGAACGCGGTCACTGAAAAAGAAAAGACATATGCAAGTGATGCTCGGACGCTCTTCTCGGCCTATCAACAACGCGTCATGCCTAGCCTTGAGCGTTACGTTGTCGCCAAACGCGAAGGAACGATCACTGAACCGTTCTTGAAAATGCCGACGCTCGGTAAAGTAAATCCGCAAGCGGAACCACCTGCCGATCGCAAATTCAAGATCAATTCGAAAAGTGCCGCTGACATGAGCGCGAGCATCGTCGACATGGAGACCGTATTCACGGAGTATCGCAACTCATTGAATGAAGAAGAGAATCTGCTACGGGAACAACTGGCCACACATACGAAGTGGGCCCAAGTGTTATGGCTCCTCTCTCTCTTAGCGGTCTTGCTCGTCCTCTTCATCGCCGCCCGTCCTTACGTCCAACGACTGACCGGTCAACTTCATGAGTTGATCATCAACAGTGAACGTTTGGCGGACGAACGGATCATCCCGATCCCGGCGGCTGTGTCGTCACGAAACGAGGTTGGACAATTGACGAACTCCTTCCGTCAAATGGCCTCTTCGCTCGCGACTCAACGCAATCAAGTCGAGGAAGAACGTGAGAAGACGGCGCGGCTCCTTCACTCGATTCGTGATGCGGTCATTTATGTGGAGCATACGACGCATGAAAAATTCGCTAACCAGGCCCTCTTTATCATGTTCAATCAAGCCGTCACGAAACGGAACGAGATGGACCTGTATCGCTTGGATGTTGATTTAGAAGAACTCGGCCTCCAAGTCGATCAAAAAGACTCGTTCTTCTCGTTCATGCGCCGTGCGTTTGACGGTGAGAGCATGGAGGAAAGCGTGACGTTCTCGATGAATCAAGAAGAACGATTCATCCAAATGTATGCGGAGAAAATCCACTTGCGCGGTACCCGTCATGGCACGATGCTCGTCTTCCGGGATGTGACGCAAGAGACCGAGGTCGATCGATTGAAGACAGAGCTCGTCTCGACCGTGTCGCACGAACTGCGCACACCGCTCACGAGCATCATCGGCTTCACCGAGCTGCTTCGCTATCGGACGATGGCCGCGGAGCGCACCGATCAATATTTAGGGATGATTCACCAAGAGACGCTACGTCTCGAGGACTTGATTTCAAACTTATTGGACGTGCAACGGATGGAGTCCGGCAAACAGACGTACCATAGCCAACCGGAGAGCCTGCATGACATCTTGAAAGAGACGATTGCCGTCCACCAAGGCGCGAGCGAACATCATCAGCTCGCCCTCGAATGTGACACAAATCTCTATGTATATGGTGACCGGGATCGGCTCAGTCAGCTGTTCACGAACTTGCTCCACAATGCGATTAAGTACTCGCCGGATGGCGGGAAAGTGGCCGTCTGCGTTACAAATGATAAATCAGACGTCATCGAGATTTCCATTCAAGACACAGGCATCGGGATTCCGATGGCGGCATTGCCGAAACTGTTCGACAAGTTTTATCGCGTCGACAATTCGGCCAGCCGTAAAATCGGTGGCACGGGCCTCGGCCTCGCCATCTGTAAAGAGATTGCTGAAGGACACGGCGGCTCGATTCGAGTCGATTCGAGCGTCGGCCATGGCTCGACGTTCACGATTATCTTGCCAAAGTATAGTATGGAAGACCAGATGAGCAGCTAA